GGGTTCCTATGGGCATTGTTCCATAAGGACAGTCAGAATCGGACCACTTTTGAAATTAAGGGCTTGGACGATCAGGGGCGCGTAGCTGAACACGGCTTGCAACATGAAGTCGAAGCGGTTCTGATGGTTGACCGTCGTCGGCGTTCTTTCAAAAAGGTGTACTACGAAAAATTCACCAAGAAACGCGGTGCTGCTATTGCTGAATCCAGTGGCCATACAACGGATTATTACGTTGATGGGGTGCCGGTCAAACTCAGTCAATACACTGCAGAAGTCGATGGGCTGATCAGCGAGGACATTTTCAAACTCCTGACAAGCCCTTCATATTTCAATGAGGTTCTGAAGCCAGAAGCTCGGCGTCGGGTACTCTTGGATGTGAGTGGTGAGATGACCGATGCGGAGATCATTGCAGGTAATACGCAGTTAGCACCGTTGACTGACATCTTGGGTGATCGAAGCCTTGAAGATCACCGTAAAGTGATCGCTGCTCGGCGTTCGGAGATCAACAAAGAGTTGGATAAAATTCCTGTTCGCATCGATGAAGCCCGCCGAAGCATGCCAGACGTGTCCGACTTGGATGCTGAACTGCTTCAGGAGGACATCGAAACGATGCGAGGCAGGGTGGATGCCAAGACCGCAGAGCTCCAACGCATTCAATCGGGTGGTGAGTTATCGACCAAGCAGATTCGCCTGCGTGAGATCAAAGCGGAACTGACAGACATCAAGCAACGTGTACAAGCAGATGGATTACAAGCAGTTGCAGGGCAACAAGGAAGGCTGTCGCAATTACGAGGGGAAGCATCCGATTTACAATCTCGGATCTCATCTGGACAGCGGGAAGCTGATCAGCTCAAAAGGCAGATTGCCCGTTCTGATAGCCAAGTCAAACGGCTTCGCGAAGAGTGGAACACCGCAAATAGTCTTGAGTTTCACATACACGAGCATGACGATAACTGCCCTACATGCGGACAATCGTTGCCTGTTGATCAAATGCAGACAGCGCAAGACAAAGCACTTGCTGACTTTAACCTCGACAAATCGAAGCGTCTTGAAGGGATAAGCAATGATGGTAAACTCGCTGCTGCAGAGAAAAGCGATCTTGAAAAGGCGTTGAAAGCACTTGAGGATGAGTCAACCAAACTGCAGGAGGAAGTTGCATCGAAGGCAGCAGAAGTTATGGCGGCTGAAGCAACCTTACAAAGTTTGCAAACGAACGTTGCCGATCCTGCAGATGATTCGGAATACCAAGCCAAGCAACGCGAAGGTGAGACGGTTAGCGCTGAGATTGAGCAACTTCGTTCTTCGGCTGCTGATGCTATTGGAAAGGTTCAAGCTGAGATCAGATTGATCCGCTCGCAGGTGGACGACCTGGAATCAGACAAAGCGAAACTGGCGACAGTAGCGGCTACTGAGAAGCGGATCACTGAGCTGAGCGAGGAAGAGCGGAAGCTTGCAGGAGAGTTCGAGAAGCTTGAACACGAGCTTTACCTTACAGAAGAATTCACCCGCACGAAAGTGTCGCTTCTTGAATCCAAGATCAATAGCAAATTCAAATATGCCCGGTTCAGACTCTTTGAAGAACAGATCAATGGTGGTCTGAAGGACGTTTGCAAGACATTGTTCAACGGAGTTCCATATGAGGGCGGTTTGAACAACGCTGCTCGGATCAACGTAGGTTTGGACATCATCAATACGCTTGGACAGCATTACGGATTCTCAGCACCGATATTTGTGGACAATGCTGAAGCCGTGACGCAGCTCATCGATACAGATGCCCAAATGATTCGTTTGGTTGTTCCACCGGCATTCAGTAGTTTGCCAGAAGAAGTACAGGAAGAACTCAGCAAACAACATGGCAGTTATGAAGATGCTGAAGCTGCTTGGAGAGACAGAAACAAGAAGCTCCGTTTGGAGCATAACGACATCCAGGAGGCGATTTAATTGAGTACAGAAAAACAACAAGCTCCCCAACCAGGGGAGCAAGCAATTGCTAAAACAGAACCGACACAATCTGAACGTTTTATGACCAAAGTCATTTCCGAATTTGGTTCAAGCGTTGGCGAAGTTGCTCTTACCAACTTCCAGAAACGTCTTGCTCAGAATTACTTTATAGCACTGGATGCAGTGTTGAAGACTGCAGAAGAAAAGCGCCTGAAAAAATCTGACCAGTATCGTGATCCTGTTCCTATGACTTGGGCGAACGTGAACATGGATAAGTTGTCACGCGATGTAGTTGCTTATGCTCGTATTGGTTTTGATCCAGCGCAGCCAAATCATATTAGCTTGATACCTTTTAAAAATAACAATACAGGTAAATACGATATCGGCTTTATCGAAGGGTATCGGGGCCTTGAACTCAAATCAGTGAAATACGGCTTGGAAGTTCCTGACCATGTAACTGTTGAACTGGTTTACTCCAATGATTACTTTGCACCTATTAAGAAAGATGCAAACCACCCACATGAAAGTTATGAGTTTGAGATAAAAAATCCTTTTGACCGTGGGACTATCCTTGGCGGATTCTATTTTCACTCTTTTATCAAAACTCCTCAAAAAAATAAATTAGTCATGATGACCCTCAAGGAGATTGAAAAACGTAAACCAGAAAAAGCGAGTGTTGAGTTCTGGGGCGGAGAGAAAGATGTTTGGGAGAATAAGAAAAAGGTTGGTAAGGAGACAGTTGAAGGATGGCACGAAAAAATGTGTTGGAAGACCGTTTATCGTGCGGCGCACAACGATATCACCATTGACTCACAGAAGATAGACGATGATTATCTGCGCCTGAAACAGATAGAGAGCGACTTGTCAGATGCTGAGGTTTCAGAAGAGATTAGAGCGAATGCAAATCGTGACGTAATTGATGTTACCCCGCCACACCTGGATGATGTTCCTAACGATGATCAACCTTCAGGTGATGAAGATACTTCCGGTGGAACTGGACCTGGATTCTGATGATCGAAATTACTTCCCTCGGCTCCAGTAGCGCGGGTAACGCCTACCGAATCACGGATGGAAAAACGCCGCTCCTGCTGGATGCAGGGCTTCGATATAAAGACATTCAGCGCGGTCTTGCCTTCCGTGTGTCGGAGCTGGCCGGATGCCTTGTGAGTCATGATCATGGCGACCATAGTATCGCTATCAAGGATCTGATGAAGGCAGGAGTGGACATATACACCAGTTCCGGTACCGCAGATGCTTTGCGTCTCGACAGTCACCGTGTGCTGCGTGTATCGGCACTTGAGCCGTTCACCATTGGTACCTGGTCAATTCTACCGTTTGATACACAGCATGATGCAGCGGAGCCCCTGGGGTTCCTCTTGGCTAATACAGCAGGGGACAAGCTTCTGTTTGCGACAGACACCTATTACATCAAGCATCGTTTTACCGGACTCACTCACATCATGATCGAGTGCAATTATTCCATTCAGATCCTTAATCAAAATATTGCCGCTGGCCATGTGCCGGCGGTGATGAAACATAGATTACTTCGTTCTCACTTTTCGCTCGAGAACGTGAAGGAATTCATCAAAGCCAATGACATGCGGCGGGTGCAGGAGATTCACTTGCTTCACCTGTCGGACAACAATTCCGATGAAGCACTGTTTAAACGAGAGATAGCAGCACTGACAGGCAAGTTGGTATATGTAGCGGGTAGGTGATCGATATGAACGATCTGTCAGGCAAGCCGCTCCTGAAGAGCATGATGGGGGATCGGATTTGGAAGTTGTTTGATACTGACAAGGCAGCCTTTCAACGTGAAACCATTACGTATTTTGAACGCGGGTACCCTGATTGGGAAGTAAAGCGGGCCAAGTATCCGCATGTATTCTTACAAAATAGAAAGGGTCGATGATACATGGCAACTGTTAAGCAAGTCTCTGTTGGGGCTTCATATACGAAGAACCTGGGCAATTTCCAAAGTCTGAAAGTGGAAGCCAGCATTGTTGTTGACTTACATGACGATGATGATCCAGAAGCTGTATACGTTGATGCATGGGAAAGGGTCCAAAAACAAGTTCGAATTGGATTAGGAAGGAGCAATCAGAATGAACAACAGCACACAGACCAGCAGAAAAGCGACATTTAACCAGCTCCAGAAGATGTTTGAGGAAGCTGTAATTGAAGGGCCAGAAGCTATCGAATCCCATTTAAGAGACGTTGCTTTTTCATTGGGAGCACAGGCAGCTATCATCACTGAACCGAACCAAATGCCAGATGCAATCAACGATCTAATTGCACAATTCGGACATGGAATACAAACGGTTATTCAAGAAATTACAGGTAAAGAAAGCAAGTTCGATGTCGCTGTTTACGCTGTTCAACAGAAATAACATTGGTGTATGGCACTGAAATCACGGCTGCTACGGGAGGGGGAGACGCAAGTGACCGAGACAGCCAGACCGACCCTTTCCGGGCTTCTGGAACAATTTGAAGCCATTGGCGGGCCGGAAGAGTTTGGTCCTGAAGGGATAGCAATAATGATTGCCTTATGGCGACGCAGTGCAAAGCTTGGGTGGCGTAAGGCATGGAAAATGACCAATAAGGATCTCATGGTCCAAACGGGAATTACGAACAAAGGTACGCTAAATGCTCATCGAAAAAAGCTCGTTGATGCAGGATTGATTGCTTACATTCAACCACCAAGAGGGCAATCAAAAGGAGATTACAGCGTCGAATTCGACTTGTTGGGTGTGGGAGTGGAACAAAATTTGAACCACTCGGATAGCTACTCCGACGAAGTAGGGCAGGAAGTGGAACAGAAATTAGACCACTTTGAAGGAGTAGGTGAGAAAGTAGGACAAAATTTAAACCACTTTCCACAAGTAGAACGAAAAGTGGAACAAATTTTAGACCCTGTATTAAAAGATCTTCTTCTTTCTTCTTCTGCTTCATCTTCTGCTACTGCAGACGGAAATCAAATTGATCGTCCACCTGATCCGGAGTATGAATCATTTTACTCAGCTCACAAGCGAGTGTTTGGATTCGAGTGCAATCCATTCCAAGCACAGCAACTTATCGTTTACATCGATGAGGACCACATGGACGAGGCTGTGGTTATACGGGCGATGGAACGTGCGGCATTAGCTGCTTCAGGGTACAGGTTCACCCTTATTACCAAGATCCTTGGAGATTATCTGAGGTCTGGGGCCAAAACATTTGAAGCAGCCAAAGCGTTGGACGATGCTTTCGAAGCAAGGAAAGGTTCTTCAGTTACAACAGGTTCTGTACCGAGTGGTCGGAGACAACAACCGTTAAGGCAGCAAAAGAGGGACAGTTTAGAACAAAGGCTGAGGGAGGAGGAAGCCCGTGGAAAAGGCTGATGTTATTCGATTGTTCATGGCGATCACCGACGAATACCCGACTTTCGATGACAGTGAAGAGAATGTGGATCGCCACTACAAGCATCTTCAAGATTTTCCGTATGAAGCAGCTATTCAAAACTTGGATCAGCATATCAAGACTATAAAGTGGCCGCCGACCATCTCGGAGATCCGCGGAAGACTTGGCGAACAGATTGAACGTGAACGGATGCGAGATTTAACAGAAACATATTTTGCGGAGAGAGAAGCAGCGGCTCTTAAGGCTTGCCCGCCGCCGCCGGGATGGAAGGATGAGTTACTTGCAAAGCTTCGACATAGAAAATAACCTTCCCCACAGTATGCAGTTTGAACAGGCTGCCCTGGGTGCATTGATACTGAAGTCAGTGGAAGCTTTGGAACATGCAGAGATACTCACTGCAGATGCGTTTTACGATAAGGCCCATAGCCTAATTTACAAAACGATTGCAGGATTAGCTGAAAGGCAAAATCCGATCGATCTGGTTACAGTAACGGAAAGCCTGAAGGATAAAGGTGAGCTGGATGACATCGGTGGAGTGAGTTACCTTGCTAAGTTGGCGGGGGGAGTACCGACTGCCGCAAATGCCGGTTATTACTTCGAACAGCTTCAGGATATGGCAGTTCGCAGGGATCTGATCCGGACTAATATGCTTCTGATACAGCAAGCTGCTGCTGGAACCGAACTGTCGCAGTTAATGTCCAGCGTTCAACAAGCACAGAACAAATTAACTGATCGAGCAGCACCAAAACAGGATTTTAAGCGCATTGAAAATGTGTTGATCGAAGTTGTGGAATCTGCTGAGGTTCGTTTTGACAACTTTAAGAACGGTACAGTCACAGGTATTCAAACAGGCTTTACCGATTTGGACAGTATCACAGCCGGATTGCAAAAGAGTGATTTGATTATTGTTGCTGCTCGACCATCAGTAGGTAAAACGGCTTTCGCTCTGAACATTGCCCAGAACGTCGCCATTCGGAATACCGAACCTGTAGCTATATTCAGCTTAGAAATGTCAGCAGCTCAGCTTGTTCAGCGGATGGTGTGTGCCGAAGGGAACATCGACGCGAGTAACATGAGGATGGGCGATTTTGCTTCAGGCGATTGGACAAAGTTTGCTGAAGCAGTCGGAATCCTAGGTGCAACAAATATTCGTATCGACGATTCGCCAGGTATTACTGTTCACGAGATCCGTGCGAAGTGTCGCCGCCTTAAAAAGCAGGAAGGACTGGGGATGATCGTCATCGACTATCTTCAGCTCATCGCAGGTCGTCAGGGAAAAGGTTCTGAGAATCGACAGCAAGAAGTTTCCGAGATTTCAAGGACTTTGAAGCAATTGGCTCGTGAATTGGATGTTCCGGTTGTTGCATTGTCCCAGCTCAGCCGAGCGGTTGAACAACGCCAGGATAAACGTCCCATGATGAGTGACTTGCGGGAATCGGGTTCGATCGAGCAAGATGCCGACATCGTAGCGTTCCTGTACCGGGATGACTACTATAACCAGGAGACCGAGAAGAAGAACATCATAGAGATCATCATCGGTAAACAGCGGAATGGCCCAGTAGGCACCGTTGAACTGGTCTTCCTGAAACAATTCAATAAATTCGTGAACTATGAGCGGAAGCATAACTATGGCCCAACGCCACCGGAGCCTGAAGATATAGAAAAACGCCAATGGGCGTAAGGAGGGAACGAGCATGAAGCAAGGTAAACGGCTTACCAAGAAACAAAAAATTGATCTGCTTAAGGCCAGACCAGGCGTAACGTTGGAAAACTGGTTGTCTGAGCGGGAAACGTCTGAAGGTGTTGTACTGCTGAACAAGCATTCGGGGAAACGCTGGTTGCTGGACAAGATCGATGGCATGTTGCGGCC
This Paenibacillus xylanexedens DNA region includes the following protein-coding sequences:
- the dnaB gene encoding replicative DNA helicase translates to MSYLQSFDIENNLPHSMQFEQAALGALILKSVEALEHAEILTADAFYDKAHSLIYKTIAGLAERQNPIDLVTVTESLKDKGELDDIGGVSYLAKLAGGVPTAANAGYYFEQLQDMAVRRDLIRTNMLLIQQAAAGTELSQLMSSVQQAQNKLTDRAAPKQDFKRIENVLIEVVESAEVRFDNFKNGTVTGIQTGFTDLDSITAGLQKSDLIIVAARPSVGKTAFALNIAQNVAIRNTEPVAIFSLEMSAAQLVQRMVCAEGNIDASNMRMGDFASGDWTKFAEAVGILGATNIRIDDSPGITVHEIRAKCRRLKKQEGLGMIVIDYLQLIAGRQGKGSENRQQEVSEISRTLKQLARELDVPVVALSQLSRAVEQRQDKRPMMSDLRESGSIEQDADIVAFLYRDDYYNQETEKKNIIEIIIGKQRNGPVGTVELVFLKQFNKFVNYERKHNYGPTPPEPEDIEKRQWA
- a CDS encoding MBL fold metallo-hydrolase → MIEITSLGSSSAGNAYRITDGKTPLLLDAGLRYKDIQRGLAFRVSELAGCLVSHDHGDHSIAIKDLMKAGVDIYTSSGTADALRLDSHRVLRVSALEPFTIGTWSILPFDTQHDAAEPLGFLLANTAGDKLLFATDTYYIKHRFTGLTHIMIECNYSIQILNQNIAAGHVPAVMKHRLLRSHFSLENVKEFIKANDMRRVQEIHLLHLSDNNSDEALFKREIAALTGKLVYVAGR
- a CDS encoding DnaD domain protein, which produces MTETARPTLSGLLEQFEAIGGPEEFGPEGIAIMIALWRRSAKLGWRKAWKMTNKDLMVQTGITNKGTLNAHRKKLVDAGLIAYIQPPRGQSKGDYSVEFDLLGVGVEQNLNHSDSYSDEVGQEVEQKLDHFEGVGEKVGQNLNHFPQVERKVEQILDPVLKDLLLSSSASSSATADGNQIDRPPDPEYESFYSAHKRVFGFECNPFQAQQLIVYIDEDHMDEAVVIRAMERAALAASGYRFTLITKILGDYLRSGAKTFEAAKALDDAFEARKGSSVTTGSVPSGRRQQPLRQQKRDSLEQRLREEEARGKG
- a CDS encoding AAA family ATPase — translated: MKQITLTSLTLRNFKGLRDFVLEADGRSVSAYGDNATGKTTLFDGFLWALFHKDSQNRTTFEIKGLDDQGRVAEHGLQHEVEAVLMVDRRRRSFKKVYYEKFTKKRGAAIAESSGHTTDYYVDGVPVKLSQYTAEVDGLISEDIFKLLTSPSYFNEVLKPEARRRVLLDVSGEMTDAEIIAGNTQLAPLTDILGDRSLEDHRKVIAARRSEINKELDKIPVRIDEARRSMPDVSDLDAELLQEDIETMRGRVDAKTAELQRIQSGGELSTKQIRLREIKAELTDIKQRVQADGLQAVAGQQGRLSQLRGEASDLQSRISSGQREADQLKRQIARSDSQVKRLREEWNTANSLEFHIHEHDDNCPTCGQSLPVDQMQTAQDKALADFNLDKSKRLEGISNDGKLAAAEKSDLEKALKALEDESTKLQEEVASKAAEVMAAEATLQSLQTNVADPADDSEYQAKQREGETVSAEIEQLRSSAADAIGKVQAEIRLIRSQVDDLESDKAKLATVAATEKRITELSEEERKLAGEFEKLEHELYLTEEFTRTKVSLLESKINSKFKYARFRLFEEQINGGLKDVCKTLFNGVPYEGGLNNAARINVGLDIINTLGQHYGFSAPIFVDNAEAVTQLIDTDAQMIRLVVPPAFSSLPEEVQEELSKQHGSYEDAEAAWRDRNKKLRLEHNDIQEAI
- a CDS encoding recombinase RecT — encoded protein: MSTEKQQAPQPGEQAIAKTEPTQSERFMTKVISEFGSSVGEVALTNFQKRLAQNYFIALDAVLKTAEEKRLKKSDQYRDPVPMTWANVNMDKLSRDVVAYARIGFDPAQPNHISLIPFKNNNTGKYDIGFIEGYRGLELKSVKYGLEVPDHVTVELVYSNDYFAPIKKDANHPHESYEFEIKNPFDRGTILGGFYFHSFIKTPQKNKLVMMTLKEIEKRKPEKASVEFWGGEKDVWENKKKVGKETVEGWHEKMCWKTVYRAAHNDITIDSQKIDDDYLRLKQIESDLSDAEVSEEIRANANRDVIDVTPPHLDDVPNDDQPSGDEDTSGGTGPGF
- a CDS encoding DUF6906 family protein, which produces MKQGKRLTKKQKIDLLKARPGVTLENWLSERETSEGVVLLNKHSGKRWLLDKIDGMLRPYKVRT
- a CDS encoding replicative helicase loader/inhibitor, which produces MEKADVIRLFMAITDEYPTFDDSEENVDRHYKHLQDFPYEAAIQNLDQHIKTIKWPPTISEIRGRLGEQIERERMRDLTETYFAEREAAALKACPPPPGWKDELLAKLRHRK